The following proteins are co-located in the Verrucomicrobiota bacterium genome:
- a CDS encoding DUF4465 domain-containing protein, which produces MTSKRIISTIWILLLSALPVSGNISTLTGLLPGPNLNNNPNNGPVGENQSFMDNGAIYGFDANEFGSSRFWDGFSTSSETATAFGSDTVGFANEMKAITGSGNGDDVYGIYFNSEEGITFSAGSATVQSIDITNTTYVYYALLFGADGWNDMEEVPTNSFVTKYADGTYLDEYDNSLTPFGVGDFFEVTATGYLGGSPVDTSTVRLAEWNVSSGSFEIEEEWNTWTLNFSEIDTLEFSIAGTDTGDFGLNTPAYFAFDNLTFTPVPEPAFAGFIFAFGAFALVCGFRRRPRESRC; this is translated from the coding sequence ATGACAAGTAAAAGAATCATCTCGACCATATGGATCTTGCTGCTATCCGCCTTGCCCGTCTCGGGGAATATTTCGACCCTCACCGGGTTGCTCCCTGGGCCGAACCTAAACAACAACCCAAACAACGGACCCGTTGGCGAAAATCAGAGCTTTATGGATAACGGGGCAATCTATGGTTTCGATGCCAACGAGTTCGGTTCTTCTCGCTTCTGGGACGGTTTCAGCACTTCGAGCGAGACGGCCACCGCATTTGGTTCCGATACCGTTGGATTCGCAAATGAAATGAAGGCCATAACCGGTAGCGGAAACGGCGACGATGTCTACGGGATCTATTTCAACTCCGAGGAAGGCATCACCTTTTCGGCGGGCTCTGCTACAGTCCAGTCAATCGACATAACCAATACAACATATGTCTATTACGCCCTTTTATTCGGAGCAGACGGCTGGAACGATATGGAAGAGGTTCCGACAAACAGTTTTGTCACCAAATACGCCGATGGAACTTACCTTGACGAATACGACAACTCCCTAACGCCCTTCGGAGTTGGTGACTTTTTTGAGGTAACTGCAACCGGGTATCTTGGAGGATCACCAGTAGACACATCAACTGTTCGTTTAGCAGAGTGGAACGTGAGCTCCGGCTCGTTTGAGATCGAAGAGGAATGGAATACATGGACCCTCAACTTCAGCGAAATCGATACCTTGGAGTTCTCAATCGCAGGGACCGACACAGGTGATTTCGGCCTTAACACACCTGCCTATTTCGCATTCGACAACTTGACGTTCACTCCGGTTCCGGAGCCTGCGTTTGCCGGATTCATCTTCGCTTTTGGGGCATTTGCACTCGTTTGCGGATTCAGGAGAAGACCGAGAGAAAGCCGGTGCTAA